In Clarias gariepinus isolate MV-2021 ecotype Netherlands chromosome 1, CGAR_prim_01v2, whole genome shotgun sequence, one DNA window encodes the following:
- the LOC128530081 gene encoding interleukin-8-like, with protein MNLSALVITFLACALFSMTEGQVQLRCQCTNKWQKEISVHKIVKIERFLPGPHCKNTEIIATVKFRKEIKLCLNPNHKWVQEILKGRNQHS; from the exons aTGAACCTCTCTGCTTTAGTCATCACATTTTTAGCCTGTGCACTCTTTTCAATGACAGAAG GACAAGTCCAGCTACGATGCCAGTGTACAAATAAATGGCAAAAGGAAATCTCTGTTCACAAAATTGTGAAGATCGAAAGATTTCTGCCTGGTCCTCActgcaaaaatacagaaataat TGCTACAGTGAAATTCaggaaagaaattaaattatgcCTCAACCCCAATCACAAATGGGTTCAGGAGATCCTTAAAGG AAGGAACCAACACAGCTGA
- the LOC128530169 gene encoding interleukin-8-like produces MKHLALAITFLTCALLAMTEGAPQLQLRCHCTETMTKEISNSRIVKLEIFQPGPHCKDVEVIATVKFRKEVTLCLNPKDKWVQNLLKRRNLAQ; encoded by the exons ATGAAGCACTTAGCTCTAGCTATTACTTTTTTAACCTGTGCTCTCTTGGCAATGACAGAAG GAGCTCCACAATTGCAGCTCAGATGTCACTGCACAGAAACGATGACAAAGGAAATCTCTAATAGTAGAATTGTAAAGCTGGAGATCTTTCAACCTGGTCCTCACTGCAAAGATGTAGAAGTAAT TGCTACAGTTAAATTTAGGAAAGAAGTTACATTGTGCCTTAACCCCAAAGACAAGTGGGTTCAGAATCTCCTCAAAAG AAGGAACCTGGCACAATAG
- the cxcl19 gene encoding C-X-C motif chemokine 19: MRFFLLLALISVSLFLTMAIQPLGKGYNSHCMCLKLESRVIPQKSLRSVEIFPRGSHCRNTEVIAGLVSGERICLNPHTKWVKKLIQFIEKKDREIKKA; the protein is encoded by the exons ATGAGATTTTTTCTGCTTTTGGCTTTGATATCAGTCAGCCTTTTCCTCACTATGG CTATACAGCCTCTTGGAAAAGGCTACAACAGTCACTGCATGTGTTTGAAGCTGGAGTCCAGGGTAATCCCCCAAAAAAGCCTGCGTAGTGTAGAAATCTTTCCTAGAGGCTCCCACTGCAGGAATACAGAGGTCAT tgcTGGCTTGGTGAGTGGAGAAAGGATCTGCCTGAATCCTCACACAAAGTGGGTTAAGAAACTAATCCAGTTTATTgagaagaaagacagagagataaagaaagCATAA